A genomic segment from Triticum dicoccoides isolate Atlit2015 ecotype Zavitan chromosome 1A, WEW_v2.0, whole genome shotgun sequence encodes:
- the LOC119349565 gene encoding probable inactive methyltransferase Os04g0175900, giving the protein MDNNTVSGSRINPAAGDDDEGTWLHAWGLITSFAVSMTLKAAIELGIFDALSNTGSLAITADELAARLPTMDKAGGSAPVDRIMRLLASFDVVKCVTEAGPSGEAIRQYKPLPVCRWLSSNHGGPSLAPYAMFTTDQDFLMAWQQLGAAVGGGQTAFKRTHGVPMGEHLGRNPRVLGVVDKAMVQISVMVTSKLLERFHGFDDVAVLVDVGGGTGSTLEMITSRYKHIRGINFDLPHVISLSPSILGVEHIAGNMFDNVPTGDVIFLKTVLHMFDDNDCIKILKNCRQALSDKGRLIAVEFVLPATPELTRAAQNLYILDVMMLNNSEGGKERTAQEFLKLVRESGFSGTFQSTYIFGNFWALEFTK; this is encoded by the exons ATGGATAACAATACTGTGAGCGGAAGTAGGATTAATCCGGCCGCTGGTGACGACGACGAGGGGACATGGTTACATGCGTGGGGGCTCATCACCAGCTTCGCGGTCTCCATGACCCTGAAAGCAGCAATCGAGCTGGGCATCTTTGACGCGCTCAGCAACACCGGCAGCCTCGCGATTACGGCAGATGAGTTAGCCGCGCGGCTCCCAACCATGGACAAGGCCGGCGGGTcggctccggtggaccgcatcatgcGGCTGCTTGCCTCCTTCGACGTCGTCAAGTGCGTGACGGAGGCAGGTCCAAGCGGCGAGGCGATCCGGCAGTACAAGCCCTTGCCGGTGTGTCGGTGGCTCAGCAGCAACCACGGTGGCCCGTCGCTGGCGCCCTACGCTATGTTCACTACGGACCAGGACTTCTTGATGGCCTG GCAGCAGCTGGGGGCGGCAGTAGGAGGCGGACAAACGGCGTTCAAGAGGACGCATGGGGTTCCTATGGGCGAGCACTTGGGGAGAAACCCTCGGGTACTCGGGGTGGTCGACAAGGCCATGGTGCAGATCTCAGTGATGGTGACCAGCAAGTTGTTGGAGCGCTTCCATGGGTTCGACGATGTGGCCGTGCTCGTCGATGTTGGTGGCGGCACCGGTTCTACCCTGGAGATGATCACCTCCAGGTACAAGCATATCAGGGGCATCAACTTCGATCTGCCTCATGTCATATCCCTCTCGCCGTCTATTCTCG GTGTCGAACATATAGCTGGAAATATGTTTGATAATGTTCCCACTGGAGATGTGATTTTCTtaaag ACGGTACTCCATATGTTTGATGACAATGACTGCATAAAGATTCTAAAAAATTGCCGTCAAGCTTTGTCAGACAAGGGGCGGCTGATCGCTGTTGAGTTTGTCTTGCCGGCTACTCCAGAGTTGACAAGGGCAGCACAAAATCTCTACATTCTCGATGTGATGATGTTAAATAACTCTGAGGGAGGGAaggaaagaactgcacaagagTTTCTGAAGCTGGTTAGGGAATCAGGTTTCAGCGGCACCTTCCAGTCAACTTACATTTTTGGAAACTTTTGGGCTCTCGAATTTACCAAATAG